In one uncultured Methanoregula sp. genomic region, the following are encoded:
- a CDS encoding geranylgeranylglycerol-phosphate geranylgeranyltransferase, which produces MSLQGYFKITRPANAFVAGLAAVIAYLIATGTVTPASLLLVVVVALITAAGNVINDYFDAEIDAVNRSDRPIPSGQVPRTAALWYSLLLFLAGIAVSLLTTPLCIGIAVINSILLIAYAARLKATPLFGNVAVAYLSGSMFLFGGAFAGVTGLVHMVPVALMTFLAMMVRELLKDAEDVDGDAACGASTLPIRIGIRRTSRIAFVFAVLAAIASFIPYAWWGAWYIAGILVVDAVLIGAAARALSCETPACMRDSKASSFLKYGMFASLLVFTLSAIFLK; this is translated from the coding sequence ATGAGCCTGCAGGGATATTTCAAAATCACGCGCCCGGCGAATGCATTTGTTGCCGGCCTTGCCGCCGTAATCGCGTACCTGATCGCGACAGGGACGGTAACTCCTGCGTCCCTGCTCCTGGTGGTCGTTGTCGCGCTCATCACTGCTGCCGGTAATGTTATCAACGATTATTTCGATGCAGAGATCGATGCCGTCAACCGGAGCGACCGGCCGATTCCTTCGGGGCAGGTCCCGCGCACCGCTGCACTCTGGTACTCTCTTCTCCTTTTCCTTGCCGGTATTGCAGTAAGCCTCCTCACAACGCCGCTCTGTATCGGTATTGCGGTTATCAACTCCATCCTGCTCATTGCTTACGCGGCCCGGCTCAAGGCAACCCCGCTTTTCGGGAATGTTGCCGTAGCCTACCTGTCGGGGAGCATGTTCCTCTTCGGCGGGGCATTCGCCGGCGTTACCGGACTTGTCCATATGGTCCCTGTAGCCCTCATGACGTTCCTTGCCATGATGGTCCGGGAACTCCTGAAAGATGCCGAGGATGTTGATGGCGATGCGGCCTGCGGGGCATCGACTCTCCCGATACGGATCGGGATCCGGAGAACCTCCCGTATCGCATTTGTCTTCGCAGTCCTTGCCGCGATCGCGAGTTTCATTCCCTATGCCTGGTGGGGTGCCTGGTATATCGCCGGAATCCTCGTTGTCGATGCAGTCCTCATAGGTGCCGCAGCCCGTGCCCTTTCCTGCGAAACTCCTGCCTGCATGCGGGACTCAAAGGCTTCATCCTTCCTGAAATACGGCATGTTCGCCTCCCTTCTTGTCTTTACACTCTCGGCAATATTTCTTAAATGA
- a CDS encoding polymer-forming cytoskeletal protein — translation MPTVIQKGNTFYAKKGSYFEGNVKIDGDFVVPPHTHFWGRLFVTGNLELGPRSSVALDIACSNAVIGSQSRVKGPIIASGDVVILDHAMVHSVKAGGRVILRTGVSVGDVTSQDTIIVHGRIKSGNLIGKNMKVLGN, via the coding sequence ATGCCAACGGTAATCCAGAAAGGGAATACGTTTTACGCCAAAAAAGGTTCATATTTCGAAGGGAACGTCAAGATCGATGGTGACTTTGTTGTTCCCCCTCACACGCATTTCTGGGGGAGACTCTTCGTCACGGGAAATCTCGAGCTCGGTCCCCGCTCCAGTGTTGCGCTCGATATCGCCTGTTCGAACGCAGTCATCGGGAGCCAGAGCCGGGTCAAGGGACCTATCATCGCATCCGGAGATGTCGTAATCCTGGATCATGCCATGGTGCACTCCGTCAAGGCAGGTGGCAGGGTAATCCTGCGCACCGGTGTCAGTGTCGGGGATGTGACCAGCCAGGACACGATCATCGTTCACGGCAGGATAAAAAGCGGGAACCTAATCGGCAAGAATATGAAGGTCCTCGGGAATTGA
- a CDS encoding DUF116 domain-containing protein — protein MDFDLTTWNHLMYLIGEVTVIVIVGAIIVAFVLVVISLYSIRKGRLYFPQVIKAGLVFLEGLMKAMFRLLGIEDREMFAFFIKLHNSMNTAEFEKIPVAERAIFMPQCLRSSNCPAHLTPEGLKCRSCGQCSVGEARAMLERLGYRIFIVPGSSFIKRMVKKYRPKAIIGVGCLAEVKEGIDMADKMGLVVMGVVTLKEGCVETIVNWPDVYEVATLGIDPASIPEDLHILAD, from the coding sequence ATGGATTTCGACTTAACTACCTGGAACCACCTGATGTATCTCATCGGTGAAGTGACCGTTATCGTGATAGTCGGGGCTATCATAGTAGCATTCGTCCTTGTCGTAATCTCGCTGTATTCCATCAGGAAAGGCAGGCTCTACTTCCCGCAGGTCATCAAGGCAGGGCTTGTCTTCCTCGAAGGCCTGATGAAAGCCATGTTCCGGCTGCTCGGCATCGAGGACCGGGAGATGTTTGCCTTCTTCATCAAGCTCCACAACTCCATGAATACCGCCGAGTTCGAGAAGATCCCTGTCGCGGAGCGGGCAATTTTTATGCCCCAGTGCCTGCGTTCCTCCAATTGTCCGGCCCACCTGACGCCGGAAGGTCTCAAGTGCCGCAGCTGTGGCCAGTGCAGTGTCGGGGAGGCCCGGGCCATGCTTGAGCGGCTCGGCTACCGGATCTTTATCGTTCCCGGTTCATCGTTCATAAAAAGGATGGTCAAAAAGTACCGCCCGAAAGCTATCATCGGCGTGGGATGCCTTGCAGAAGTCAAGGAAGGTATTGACATGGCCGACAAAATGGGTCTTGTCGTGATGGGAGTGGTGACTCTCAAAGAAGGGTGCGTTGAAACCATCGTGAACTGGCCGGATGTCTATGAAGTTGCAACCCTGGGAATCGACCCTGCCTCAATTCCCGAGGACCTTCATATTCTTGCCGATTAG